A region of Neovison vison isolate M4711 chromosome 7, ASM_NN_V1, whole genome shotgun sequence DNA encodes the following proteins:
- the LOC122914375 gene encoding olfactory receptor 4P4-like, whose protein sequence is MGHENITEFILLGLFSDEDERIACFVVFSFCYIAILSGNLLILLTISGSRLREQPMYFFLSYLSFMDVCFTSTVAPKLITDLLAQQKTISYNSCMAQMFYAHFFGATEIFILVAMAYDRYAAICRPLHYMVIMSRQVCYVLLMASILGAFLHSILQVLIIIELPFCGPNQIDHYFCDVFPLLKLACMDTSLLVIVIISTTGVLSILTFVALVISYIIILSTLRTHSYQSCRKALSTCGSHITVVFMFFLPLIFTYVPMADSVSNDKVFALFYTMIAPMFNPLIYTLRNTDMKNAMKKIWCRDTQLEEK, encoded by the coding sequence ATGGGACATGAAAATATCACAGAATTTATCCTCTTAGGACTTTTTAGTGATGAGGATGAAAGGATTGCCTGCTTTGTGGTGTTCTCATTTTGCTACATTGCAATTCTCTCAGGAAACCTCCTAATTCTTCTTACCATCAGTGGCAGCCGCCTACGTGAGCAGCCCATGTACTTTTTCCTGAGCTACCTGTCTTTCATGGACGTCTGCTTCACTTCCACAGTGGCCCCCAAACTGATCACAGATCTACTGGCCCAGCAGAAGACCATCTCCTacaacagctgcatggcccagaTGTTCTATGCCCACTTCTTTGGTGCCACTGAGATCTTTATCTTGGTGGCTATGGCCTATGACCGTTATGCAGCCATCTGTAGACCCCTTCACTATATGGTCATCATGAGCAGACAGGTGTGCTATGTTCTTTTGATGGCCTCGATTCTCGGAGCATTTCTTCACTCAATCCTGCAGGTATTGATTATTATTGAACTTCCCTTCTGTGGCCCCAATCAGATAGACCACTATTTCTGTGATGTTTTCCCCTTGTTGAAGCTGGCCTGCATGGACACTAGCCTGTTGGTTATTGTGATCATTAGCACCACAGGAGTGCTGTCAATTTTGACCTTTGTTGCCTTGGTAATTTCTTACATCATCATCCTGTCCACGCTGAGGACACACTCATACCAGAGCTGCCGCAAAGCTCTCTCCACCTGCGGCTCACACATCACTGTTGTGTTCATGTTCTTCTTGCCCCTCATCTTCACATATGTCCCCATGGCTGATTCTGTGAGTAATGACAAGGTTTTTGCCCTATTTTACACCATGATTGCCCCCATGTTCAACCCTCTCATCTACACACTGAGAAACACAGACATGAAGAATGCCATGAAGAAAATATGGTGCCGAGACACACAGCTTGAAGAGAAATGA
- the LOC122914377 gene encoding olfactory receptor 4C11-like encodes MQQNNSVTEFILLGLTEDPMRQKMVFVIVFIFYLGTMVGNLLIIVTIKSSRTLRSPMYFFLFYLSFADACFSTSIAPRLIADSLSAKRIITYNECMTQVFALHFFGGMEIFVLVLMAADRYVAICKPLHYPTIMSQQVCNILIIIAWIGAFIHSTTQIILALRMPFCGPNFIDHYCCDLQPLMELACMDTYEINLLMVSNSGAITTSGFVILIISYIIILHSLRNHSAEGRKKALSTCTSHIIVVVLFFVPCIFIYTRPATTFPMDKMVTVFYTIGTPFLNPFIYTLRNAEVKNAMRMIWHIKITSECKR; translated from the coding sequence ATGCAGCAAAACAACAGTGTAACTGAATTCATACTATTAGGATTGACTGAAGATCCTATGAGACAGAAAATGGTATTTGTAATCGTCTTCATTTTTTATCTGGGAACAATGGTAGGGAATTTGCTTATTATTGTGACCATCAAGTCCAGCCGGACACTTAGGAGccccatgtactttttcctattttatttgtcCTTTGCTGATGCCTGCTTTTCAACCTCCATAGCTCCTAGACTAATTGCGGATTCACTCTCTGCAAAAAGAATCATAACTTACAATGAGTGCATGACTCAAGTCTTTGCACTACATTTCTTTGGTGGCATGGAGATCTTTGTGCTCGTCCTCATGGCTGCTGATCGCTATGTGGCCATTTGCAAGCCCTTACATTATCCAACCATAATGAGCCAGCAAGTCTGCAACATCTTGATTATTATTGCATGGATTGGGGCTTTCATCCATTCTACAACCCAGATTATCCTGGCCTTGAGAATGCCTTTCTGTGGACCCAATTTCATTGATCATTACTGCTGTGATTTGCAGCCCTTGATGGAACTTGCTTGCATGGATACATATGAGATCAACCTGTTGATGGTGTCTAACAGTGGGGCCATTACCACAAGTGGTTTTGTGATTCTGATAATCTCATACATTATCATCTTGCATTCACTGCGAAACCACagtgcagaaggaaggaaaaaagctcTCTCTACTTGCACTTCTCATATCATAGTAGTAGTGTTATTCTTTGTtccatgtatattcatatatacacgCCCTGCAACCACTTTCCCCATGGACAAGATGGTGACTGTATTTTATACTATTGGGACACCTTTTCTCAACCCATTCATCTACACACTGAGGAATGCAGAAGTGAAAAATGCCATGAGAATGATATGGCATATCAAAATTACATCTGAATGCAAAAGATGA